A region from the Tahibacter amnicola genome encodes:
- a CDS encoding glycosyltransferase family 39 protein encodes MPGEIDGPLPSGGDPAVTAPRPATPRLSDGALLRLLLAGVFVLRLVHLSFAVRSPTMFRLGSDESYYLEYAQQLLAGGNVLAGEYLFMDPLYAYLIAASVALSGGIFPLLLAQVVADTATAGVLFAIARDLGNRTTGIVAVVLYGLCATAIFYSATLLREVWVVLYIVIWLWWGRRVWATPSIGRGVAFGLYCGLGVALRSNLVLAGIMAVVLLPLLQWRQSPGSGRWRASARLATSIAAGFAVSIFLLASRNGVTSGEWTPLPTNGGAVLHHAYNAENPQGHSVLPDFVAYASPSDMWRGYRDEAVRRVGHELTPVAVSRYWSAQALDYVQAHPGLTARNLLRKTGEFLAYPEFGNNRSIVDEQLFSPLLRVLPLPFGVLIALGLPGLLLAWRDARAWPLLFWFGFSLATFVVFYAESRFRFLAVPVLCIGAGVWVNAMWQAFASARVGVTVTLGAAAALLGASSWYLAAFAPRPVVDWHRIAWGYATIGQVQLARDWASRGLEHQPGDAHELLGYIALLQDSPALAVTHYQEAVARQPAGRYVIHYNLALALARTGRLSDAVASAERAAQSGLPDPVLLWADLLVANSEPERAASVYARWSALTAQSADAQGARARLAAKSVTLGQDP; translated from the coding sequence TGGGCAGCGACGAGTCGTATTACCTGGAGTATGCGCAACAGCTGCTTGCCGGCGGCAACGTGCTCGCCGGCGAGTACTTGTTCATGGACCCGCTGTACGCCTACCTGATCGCCGCGTCGGTGGCGCTGTCCGGCGGTATCTTTCCCCTGCTGCTGGCGCAGGTCGTGGCGGATACCGCCACGGCGGGCGTTCTCTTCGCGATCGCGCGGGACCTTGGAAACCGGACCACCGGGATTGTCGCGGTAGTCCTGTACGGCCTGTGTGCGACAGCGATCTTCTACAGCGCGACGCTGCTGCGCGAAGTATGGGTGGTGCTCTACATCGTGATCTGGCTGTGGTGGGGGCGGCGCGTATGGGCGACCCCTTCCATCGGGCGGGGTGTCGCCTTTGGCCTCTATTGCGGTTTGGGAGTGGCGCTGCGCAGCAATCTTGTGCTGGCAGGAATCATGGCAGTCGTGCTGCTGCCATTGCTGCAATGGCGCCAGTCACCCGGCAGTGGCCGGTGGCGGGCCAGCGCCCGCTTGGCCACGTCGATCGCGGCGGGGTTTGCGGTGTCGATATTCCTGCTGGCCTCGCGCAACGGCGTGACCTCGGGCGAGTGGACGCCCTTGCCGACCAACGGCGGCGCCGTGCTGCACCACGCCTACAATGCGGAAAATCCGCAGGGCCATTCGGTGTTGCCGGATTTCGTGGCATACGCCAGTCCATCCGATATGTGGCGCGGCTATCGGGATGAGGCGGTCCGGCGCGTGGGGCACGAACTGACCCCGGTCGCGGTGAGCCGGTACTGGAGCGCGCAGGCGCTGGATTACGTACAGGCGCATCCGGGCCTGACGGCGCGGAATCTGCTGCGGAAAACGGGGGAGTTCCTCGCGTACCCGGAATTCGGCAACAACCGCTCGATTGTCGACGAGCAGCTGTTCTCCCCCTTGCTGCGCGTGCTGCCCCTGCCATTTGGTGTACTGATCGCGTTGGGACTGCCTGGCCTGCTGCTGGCATGGCGCGATGCGCGGGCCTGGCCCCTGCTGTTCTGGTTCGGATTCAGCCTGGCCACATTCGTGGTGTTCTACGCCGAATCCCGCTTCCGGTTCCTCGCCGTGCCGGTGCTGTGCATTGGCGCAGGCGTCTGGGTGAACGCGATGTGGCAGGCCTTCGCGTCGGCGCGCGTCGGTGTGACGGTGACCCTGGGCGCCGCTGCCGCGCTTCTCGGCGCTTCGTCCTGGTACCTGGCGGCCTTTGCACCGCGTCCGGTGGTCGATTGGCATCGGATTGCCTGGGGCTACGCGACCATTGGCCAGGTGCAGTTGGCACGGGACTGGGCGAGCCGCGGCCTGGAGCACCAGCCCGGGGACGCGCACGAACTGCTGGGCTATATCGCTCTCCTGCAGGACTCGCCGGCGCTCGCCGTGACGCACTACCAGGAAGCGGTCGCCCGGCAACCCGCCGGCCGCTACGTGATCCATTACAACCTGGCGCTGGCGCTGGCACGCACCGGGCGCTTGTCTGACGCGGTTGCGAGTGCCGAGCGTGCCGCGCAATCGGGACTGCCGGACCCGGTATTGCTCTGGGCCGATCTGCTGGTGGCCAATAGCGAGCCGGAACGGGCCGCGTCCGTTTATGCCCGATGGTCGGCGTTGACGGCGCAGTCGGCCGATGCACAGGGCGCGCGCGCGAGGCTTGCGGCCAAGTCTGTCACGCTGGGACAGGATCCCTAG